AAACCGTTATTTCCGACGGTCATGAAAGGCAGCAACAATTCATTTGAACTGGGGTTTAAAGTTGCCTTTACATGCTGATCTGCGGTCTGTTATTTAAACATCTCCCCCGAGACTTTGGCCAAAACTGGTACTGAACAAACCGATACCAAGTCAGCACTTACAGATAGCCGCGTTCATGAAAGCAGGAAGTGAAACTTGTCGCCACTGCGATCAAAACTTTGACATTAGGCGAACAGTTGCAAATATAGAAATTCGCTCTTTCTCCTCGTTttgccagctagctagctagctagtcctCAGCGATGGACAAGCTTCGTCGTGTGTTAAGCGGCCAAGAGGAAAATGAAGAGTTGGGTCTTACTGCACAGGTAGCTATGCTAGCTAAGCTATCTTAGCGTATGACAGTAGCTAGGTTATACGCTAACATTACTAATGCTAACGTTCTGTACGTTAAATTGGTCAAATCCATTACAAAATAGTGATGCTAACGTTAGGTTGCTTTCCTGTGTGAGACTCGGCGTTACAGTTCAGATACCTGCTATAATTGTTAAAGTGGTTTTGTTATCTTTAGTTAGCATTAGTTAACAACGTTATATTCGTTAGTAACGTTAGCTCTGTAACGTTCACGTTAGCATTCAGACGTAGCTAGTTAGCCAAGCTAACTTAACAGTTTCAATTTCCTGTTTTCTCGGTGTCTTTTCAGCTTCTAACAGTTAGATCAAAGCTAGCTTAAATATTCTTCTGTCAGTTTTcaaattgtattgtttgtttatttacactttttacaCGCTTTCCCGATGAGGAGGAAATGGGGTAAGGTGCTGACTTGAACAATTAATTTCATAATAACACGTTATGGAACTTCTTTAAAAAGTCTGCCACGCTTGCAAATTCTGCATTTCTTTGCAGAGTTTAGCTACTTTACAGTTTGGTCTTATTGGTTAATTTGCTTAAGTTACGAGTACTGAGTAATGCATGTGCCTTTAACCagtgatttttgtgtgtgtgtgtgtgtgtgtgtgtgtgtgtgtgtgtgtgtgcgttaagATAATACTGTAGCTGGGTTTTATCATAGAATGTCAGGCAGTGGCTGTTCTATCCTAGGCTCCAGCCAACGTCATTAAATAACCAGTAGAGAGCCTGTGGGTCTTTCTGCTGGTCACTAGGTTTGTCTTGTAAACATCCTTTCATTGTTCTCACCAGGTATTTGATGCCAGCACTCTCAGCTACAGCACCAGGGTGAAATGGTTTGTCATCTGCTTTGCCGGAGGCATCCTGTGTTCAATACTTGTGAGTGTATCTGCCTTTTTAGTTGAACCTTTATTTAATGCAATGTCTGACTTTAGGAATGCAGATCTGTGTACATAACATATTAATGCTGTGAGCCATGATCCGCGTTATCTTTCCTTGTGCTATGTTTGGTTTGTAGAAGGCACTATAAAACTCTTTAAGTTATGAAAATGGCTCCCCGcaaatgtcattaaaacaaATTCCTGTTCTCTTGCTTGTAGATTAAAGTAATTGACACATGTCACTTGTACTTAATTAAAACATAATGGTGTCTTGCTGTCAGGAAAGAGTTGAAATTAGTTTGTAGAGTGTAGTTTGCAGTTTAAATTACAGAAAGTCTTGTCACAGACAGCACTTTCAACCGTTGGACGCCACCGAGATAGGTATTTGCAACGTGAGTTTACTGCATAACAGAACCTGTGTAGGCCTGGGTTCAGACGAACAAGAACAAGAAGTATCTTGATGTAGCTTCCattcatacatttaaaaatacttaccttttatccaaagcaacagACTGCCCCATGCAACTTTTTCTGTAGAGTTAAGCCATGTCCaggattttctcctttttctgaaATGCAGTTATTAGCTGCAGGCTATTTTAATGTCCTTACAGACCCCAATTAACACTTGAGTGAATGTTATTTGCTGCATTTCCTTAAAAGCTAAATTAATAACCATGTTCTCTGAATGTCATCCCTCCCTTGATGAAATGCATACCCTATTCACACTCATTGTGTCAACAGTTGTCTTCAATGAATGATCCAAATTAAGAACATGCATGTTGATTATAACACCACTTAGGCATTGACTCTTAACCAAAGCCTTCTAGTATTTTGACACTAGGGGGAGCCCATCGTGTTTCAGTAAAACCACATGACAGCTCACAGAAGtccttgatgtttttgtttgttccaAGAAAGAAATAACATAAAACGTACGCCTTCAGTCTTATTAATGTCCAGGATTCTTTTGGCTACTTTGCATTTATCCCTATATGAAGTGTGGGACATTATTCCGTCTTGCTGACAGAGactgttttgctgttttatcaGGGTACAGCTCTGCTGTTCGTTCCAAATGGAATCAAGCTTTTTGCCGTCTTCTACACGCTAGGAAATGTCGCAGCTCTTTCCAGGTAAGAGTCTTCAGAATTATAATGTCATGATATATTTATCTTACCAGTATGGCGCACTGCCAGGAAGACAACAAATGATGAGCATACACTCTGAAATAGTTTAGATGACTGACACACTACTTACACACTAGTTACAGTCAGCCTTGGCACAGCTACACATTTCTCCCTAGTTTTGCTTCCAGGCTGTTTATCAAGAAGACAGATAACATCAAGTACTGTAATGTTACCGTCTCCTCTGTGCACTCATCACCTGTTGCTCAGAGTTAAAAGCACAGTGTCTAAGGGACCATGTGATGTTATCATTTTGGATTCATCTgatgcatttatatttttatgattACATAACAGTTGGCACTGCTGGTTCTGCTCCTTTAAGTGGCTCTCCCTTCGCCGCACAACACGCCGGTTAATCACCAGATTACCTATGACTAAGGATGGCACAATTTGATCAGAGCAGTCACTCTCATTGCAAAGTGGTAATATTGCAGCTAATTGGGATGATTTAATTGTggattttttataattatttgattaattttgCAGCCCTGCATCTTAATTGTATGTTGCTTAAAAGACAGTAGGAAATGGTCAGGGATAAAGAGACAGGGGAACAGACTGACATTTCTGTGTCTCCTAATAGTTTGTTTTGATATCTGCCTCTAAGTAGACCAGACAGTGTTTGCTGTCATCATTATTTGTATACAATTCCCTTCCAGTAACCGGACGCCATACTTTCAAGTCTGTGTGCCCTCACACAGGCAACCTCTAATCTTTCTTTGCGTTATATTCTGATTTGCAATAAACCAAACTTGTAACTGAACACAATAAAAGTCAAGTCGGTCTAAAGGTTTCCTTTTTGTGGTATAACATTAGTTCAGCAAGTGTTTGTAGGATCTGTCTGTGTGCTCTAATTACGTTGCTACACTGATATAAGGACACTACGGTATACTGGATTTTACATCATTATGGATTATTTAGTATAGATAAGCCGAGGACCAAATGTAATCATTATGTCTTTGACTTTAACAGTGACCCATTGATGaggggatttttgtttttgttttctcagacAGGGCAGTCTCTATTTTCAGGTATCATATGTCCAGAAGGTTTAGATGCGTCAAGAAACTGggtcaccttctgctttcatAGCCCAGGTTACCGACCCAAAGCAACACAGTGTCATATTTTAAGGATCTTAATGCGTTTTTGTCTGTATGTAACTTTGACAGCAAGACAGAGACCATTGGTTCCTTCATTTCAACAATAGTAGTTGAAGgttatgtcaaaaataaaagtcagtGTTGTGATGGATCACATGCAAGTGTCGTAATAACAAAACGGTACATATATCTAACATGTATTGTCTTTTCTGTCAACAACATGACCCCCTTAGGACAAGCAATATAAGTGTGCGGCTTTGAAAAAGTCACGTCAGTTATATAAATTTAATGtggtagatatttttacatttatagaTTCTACAGCATTGGTTTCATATCAGTATTGGCATCACGATTTCTGTCATCCTGCTCCCTAATCCACAGTAGCAGCATGTGCGTGGTTATCCTTAGTGTCTGTCATATTGACCAGTTAATAAGCATCCGTCCCTCTCAGCAGACAAGTAGAAAGAGCCTGCGTCAACACAGACTAACAGATGTGACGCTACACAGACTCCCTCTTCCCACTCAGCTCTGTATGCCTCATCAGCGGGGAAAGCCTTAGTCTTCTTACATTTACTAACGTCACACATGCATCATTTAGTAGGTTTTGAATGCGTCATTGTGGCGTTTGGAATGAAATAtttaccccccctcccccataaTTGCAACATGTAGCGTAAATTAGATTACAGGAGCGCCACGATTCTGATGTCCCTCTGAGATTTGTttgtgcgtgcacacacacacacacagaccattcTAAAATCCACCTAGACCATATCGTTTTATATAGAGTAataattttctgatattttaaagTGATAAACACAGATTTTTGACCTGAAATATTGAATATTATGGAGGTGtaacaaaatgtgtgtgagaaactGGGAATCCTTCAACTAATATACGCACGGTGGAACAGGCAATGAGAATACACCACAGTGATGAATGCTTAGAATCTAGTATGAAGACATAATAATGAATGCAATAATTAAATAGATTAACATTTTAAGCAACAGGCCAGTGTATGTTTTTTGCTGATGTTTAATAAGTGTAACTTGTCTGTTTTGTTCCTCTAAAGCACCTGCTTCCTAATGGGACCCATAAAACAGCTGAAGCgcatgtttgaaaaaacaagACTGATAGCCACCCTTGTTATGCTGGTAAATACaatgtgtttaatgttactTTGGACCTTAAGTTGAGCCCAATTTGTGTCACTGCATATTTAGGTTTTATCTTGCTGTATATTGGAAAGTATGCCGTACCTTGTTTCCAATAGAAATGAAGTGTTCGATAGCAAGTATATAACTAATACAACAAGATAACCATTCCTTTTGTCTTTTGCCAGCTCTGCTTTGCCTTAACTCTTTGTGCAGTGTTTTGGGTGAGTAATATATAGTTTTTAAAGCCAGTGCCAGTCTTAACTTTTTTAGTGCACTGTCTAGTGTTGTTCTAATAGTGTTGTCCACTATTAGAATAAccagtttgtgttttcttctacAGTGGCATAAAAAAGGGCTGGCTATCATCTTCTGTATTCTGCAGTTTTTGGCAATGACGTGGTAAGTGTAACCGGCAATCTCTTTGCTGTAGCACAGTTGGCAATTAATTTACTCATCATCACTCACACCTACTCCCATGAAGCCATCTTTCGTGATAAAGAACTTTTGCACCAGCCTTGCATCAAATGTCTGTGAGCTGTGTTGATCACACTGCTGTTGCTTTAATGGCCCTGACACACCGATGGCTGACctttggcagaaaaggcagtcagACTGACTCCgagagttggtcaaaaaagtgcctcggaacacaccaaagcaaTGCAGACTGCCGACGGccgctgattggacaaacatgtCATGTGGGTCTGGTTTTTCCGGAAATTCACAGCCAGATTGTCATGGCGTCTTGTTCAGAATACCACCTTATATTTGACTAAAATTGCTCACTTAAACGTGtttcttaaaacattttaagcgcGAAATACAGGCCATTCAGTCGCTggatctgtcttcatttcagatcaacaaaggtcagtttaaaagatttttgtccaATTTTGAGAATCTAGTCACGCTCATTCTGCTAGTTATTTCCGGTTTAGCACttcaccaatcagattggtcagtTGAGTCCAACTGCCGGCAGGGCCTGCCTTCCGACCAAACAATGTCAGttttggccaaaatgaaggctgaCGGCTCCTCACACTAAACAGACTCGGTcactgacctcgccagactTTCCGATGGCTGATTATCGGGtcagtgtgtcagggccttcaGCGGACTTACTGCTATTGGCACGTGTACTACGCTAAAATGGTTAAACTTCAACAATTTCTTATTGTTTTGGAGCAACATAGCTTCAGTGTAGTTCAAGATTTTTTCAAAGCATACATATCCCATGTAATTGTCATGTAGTAGTAATAATTAGATGCACATATAAGGTAATATGACCTGCGACATCTGCTTGACATTTACTGTACCTGTTGAGTGATGTTGTAAAGACTGGTACAGGTACTGTAGGATGCCAGGCATTATGGTACAGTAGGTCAGTATATTTTCGGCCCGTAGAGGAAGAAGCATGCCAGGATCAATGTAGACTTACATGGAGACGTTGAGACAGACAGGTGTTAGTGCCTGTGTTGTTTACACATAACACAAAGTTGCTGCCAGCTATCTCTAGGGTCATTACTACTGTACTAATAAAATCACAGGTAAATGGTCCAATGAGAAAACATGGCACCCATCCCGGAGTCCTTAATTAGTTTTATACTTGtctttaaatgtgtcaaataaaaaacCTAAACCATTTTAATGTCCCTCACTCACATGcgacacacatctacacactcgCACAGTGCGTTTTTACCATTTAGACGGGAACGCGACGGTGGAGCGTTATAAGATTTTCACTCTGGAGGGTGGTTTCAGTTATTTGAGCCGTTGCCGTCTAAACAAAAGGCACTtctgataaaaaataattttaggtTTTCACCCGCTAGCGTATTCGTGTAAACAGAGCCTAATTGTCATTTATGAAGAAAAAGTTCCAATCTCTATTTTCTTACTTCTCAAAATTTGAGGGTTTGCTGCTTTATGtcaaatatctttgggtttaTGCAGTTGGTCGGACAAACAGACATTATCTTTGGTTCTGGGAAATTGGAACGGGATTTCCTTACCCTTTTCTGGTTTTCGTAATATATTATAACTAATaccatatacactcaccggccactttattaggtaccccatgctagtaacggtt
The sequence above is drawn from the Etheostoma spectabile isolate EspeVRDwgs_2016 unplaced genomic scaffold, UIUC_Espe_1.0 scaffold00018290, whole genome shotgun sequence genome and encodes:
- the LOC116679976 gene encoding vesicle transport protein SFT2A-like, producing the protein MDKLRRVLSGQEENEELGLTAQVFDASTLSYSTRVKWFVICFAGGILCSILGTALLFVPNGIKLFAVFYTLGNVAALSSTCFLMGPIKQLKRMFEKTRLIATLVMLLCFALTLCAVFWWHKKGLAIIFCILQFLAMTW